The Ornithodoros turicata isolate Travis chromosome 9, ASM3712646v1, whole genome shotgun sequence genome includes a region encoding these proteins:
- the LOC135368738 gene encoding cytochrome P450 4C1-like: MASSAGAWGQTTPWLSSESSQRLKDISLWSLASWLLLVSLLTPLVLSCLRWFRTWRILRAFPGPGGPLTFCWTIYRFCTSHPELDFNVGMMNLFYGLSRTYREEKVFNIYIGPKPHIYVYSPEGVQTVLSQSKNMDKTYVYSLLKEWMGNGLIMSPGRIWKPRRRLITPAFHFRIMEDALGPINAVAKGLTATLSQLSTEEGLVNDLVPQVQRCSLRVICEAAMGVDIETLPGSRRYVKAVVEVSESFTQRFVRPWLWNPWFYFWCTSQGRRERRNTASIRKFSLQAIETRKRALLKERSVRKNENGLTEPKKGRQCFMDILLDMHLRSDENGDTQGKLSLEDIREEVDTFMFAGHDTTTSGISFCLFLLGHSPDVQQKLYEELESVFQGSDRPVTLEDIKELQYLDCVIRESMRLYPPVPVIGRTITEEVKIEGRVVPAGCEVLLFLLALHQDRTMFPEPEKFNPDRFLPQNAKSLHPFAFVPFSAGQRNCIGQRLAQIEMKVVLATIVRECHVTSLDARDKLQLAVELVLRSKTPLRLRFQPRRR, encoded by the exons ATGGCGTCGTCCGCGGGTGCTTGGGGACAGACGACGCCCTGGCTGTCTTCGGAGTCTTCTCAACGCCTCAAAGACATCTCACTGTGGTCCCTAGCGTCGTGGCTGTTACTGGTGTCCCTCCTCACGCCGTTAGTGTTGTCATGTCTCAGGTGGTTCCGTACATGGAGGATTTTACGTGCGTTTCCCGGCCCCGGCGGACCTCTCACGTTCTGTTGGACGATATACCGGTTTTGTACGTCTCATCCCGAGTTGGATTTCAACGTGG GAATGATGAACCTTTTTTACGGCCTATCTCGGACGTACCGCGAGGAGAAGGTCTTCAACATCTATATCGGCCCGAAGCCGCATATCTACGTCTATTCGCCTGAAGGTGTGCAG ACTGTACTGTCGCAATCCAAAAATATGGACAAGACCTACGTCTACAGCCTCCTGAAAGAGTGGATGGGCAACGGTCTGATTATGAG TCCTGGACGCATCTGGAAGCCACGACGTCGTCTGATCACACCCGCATTTCACTTTCGCATCATGGAAGATGCGCTCGGCCCTATCAACGCAGTGGCCAAGGGTCTCACAGCTACACTGAGTCAGTTATCCACCGAGGAAGGACTAGTCAACGATCTGGTACCTCAGGTGCAGCGCTGTTCATTGCGCGTGATTTGTG AAGCCGCCATGGGAGTGGACATTGAGACGCTGCCAGGTTCGAGACGCTACGTGAAAGCGGTAGTTGA AGTCAGCGAGTCCTTCACGCAGCGGTTTGTGCGCCCATGGCTATGGAACCCGTGGTTCTATTTCTGGTGCACCAGCCAAGGACGCCGGGAACGGCGCAATACGGCCTCTATACGAAAGTTCTCTCTTCAG GCAATTGAAACACGTAAAAGGGCACTACTGAAGGAAAGATCGGTGCGGAAGAACGAGAATGGACTAACGGAACCGAAGAAAGGCCGACAGTGCTTCATGGATATATTGTTGGACATGCATCTTCGTTCGGATGAGAATGGAGATACTCAGGGCAAGCTATCACTAGAGGATATCAGGGAAGAAGTGGACACGTTCATGTTTGCG GGTCACGACACGACGACGTCTGGCATCTCGTTCTGTCTCTTCCTGCTGGGCCATTCGCCCGACGTTCAGCAGAAACTTTACGAGGAACTGGAATCTGTCTTTCAAGGCTCAGACCGCCCGGTGACGCTGGAGGACATCAAGGAACTGCAGTATTTAGACTGCGTTATTAGG GAAAGTATGCGACTTTACCCGCCGGTTCCTGTGATTGGACGAACCATTACGGAGGAGGTCAAGATAG AAGGCCGTGTGGTGCCAGCAGGGTGTGAGGTGTTGCTGTTCTTGCTAGCTTTGCATCAGGACCGAACAATGTTCCCAGAGCCCGAAAAATTCAACCCGGACAGGTTCCTGCCTCAGAACGCGAAATCGCTGCACCCGTTTGCCTTTGTGCCTTTCTCAGCTGGACAGCGAAACTGCATAG GCCAGCGGCTGGCACAGATCGAGATGAAAGTTGTGCTGGCCACAATTGTACGAGAGTGTCACGTGACCTCTCTGGATGCACGAGATAAGCTTCAACTGGCAGTTGAACTCGTGCTACGATCCAAGACGCCGCTACGGCTACGGTTTCAGCCCAGAAGACGATGA